One stretch of Amycolatopsis sp. NBC_00345 DNA includes these proteins:
- a CDS encoding NAD(P)H-binding protein, whose translation MTILVTGATGNVGRLVVDELLERGAAVRALTVDPERAALPEGVEVVVGSLARPSTLPVALKGIETVYLAPMARTVTRFCELAADAGIRRVVALSGTSIGQEHEGSSGHEFEAVERAVTAAGFDRTFLRPGGFMNNTLGWAGSVREAGVVRTASGDSTLTLIDLRDIAAVAAHVLVTPGHSGATYVLSGPQALSQREMAAAIGAALGREVPFVELTRAEQHDEWVAQGFPDDVADWLLDGFAATLEHPEVPTGVVEELLGRPGTTYAEWAVANAGAFGG comes from the coding sequence ATGACGATCCTGGTAACGGGGGCGACCGGCAACGTCGGGCGGCTGGTGGTGGACGAGCTGCTGGAGCGGGGTGCCGCGGTGCGCGCGCTGACTGTCGATCCGGAGCGGGCGGCGCTGCCCGAGGGGGTCGAGGTGGTCGTCGGGTCGCTGGCGCGGCCGTCGACGCTGCCGGTGGCGCTGAAGGGAATCGAGACGGTTTACCTCGCGCCGATGGCCCGCACGGTCACGCGGTTCTGCGAGCTGGCCGCCGACGCGGGGATCCGGCGGGTGGTCGCGCTGTCCGGCACCAGCATCGGCCAGGAGCACGAGGGGTCGAGCGGGCACGAGTTCGAAGCCGTCGAGCGGGCGGTGACGGCCGCGGGCTTCGACCGGACCTTCCTGCGGCCCGGCGGGTTCATGAACAACACCCTCGGCTGGGCGGGCTCCGTCCGCGAGGCCGGGGTGGTGCGGACGGCGTCCGGCGACTCGACCCTGACGCTGATCGACCTCCGCGACATCGCCGCCGTCGCCGCGCATGTCCTTGTCACGCCCGGGCATTCCGGGGCCACGTATGTCCTCAGTGGACCGCAGGCGCTCTCGCAGCGCGAGATGGCCGCGGCGATCGGGGCGGCGCTGGGGCGGGAGGTGCCGTTCGTGGAACTGACCCGCGCCGAGCAGCACGACGAGTGGGTGGCGCAGGGCTTCCCCGACGACGTCGCCGACTGGCTGCTCGACGGGTTCGCCGCCACGCTCGAGCACCCGGAGGTGCCGACCGGCGTCGTCGAGGAGCTGCTGGGCCGCCCCGGGACCACCTACGCCGAGTGGGCCGTGGCGAACGCCGGGGCGTTCGGCGGCTGA
- a CDS encoding cell division protein FtsQ/DivIB: protein MSSTREHRRPPESEQGERDRAALARERRGRRSEEERRRTRSGRSARPAATPASARIRPARPARPTRRTEIRRRWVALLSVVTVVALVYFLFFSSLLGVKDVSVQGAKQVSADQIRATAAVPADKPMLRVDVDEIRDRVAAMSGIATVDVSRSWPSTVEIAVTERAAIAFFDSGPGGDGYHLVDGGGVVFKTVKDRPAGLPELKLPKVSADDPVTRAVTAVLGVIPQALLKQVTTATAQTPASVEFTLAGGKTVRWGDAGKTDRKAKVLAALLTQPGKVYDVSAPELPTITS from the coding sequence ATGAGTTCGACCAGGGAGCACCGCCGGCCGCCGGAGTCCGAACAGGGCGAGCGGGACCGGGCTGCCCTGGCGCGGGAGCGGCGGGGGCGGCGCTCGGAGGAAGAGCGCCGTCGCACGCGGTCGGGCCGCTCGGCGCGTCCGGCCGCGACCCCGGCCTCGGCGCGCATCCGGCCCGCCCGGCCCGCCCGGCCCACCCGGCGCACGGAGATCCGCCGGCGCTGGGTGGCGCTGCTGTCGGTGGTCACCGTCGTCGCGCTGGTGTACTTCCTGTTCTTCAGCTCGCTGCTCGGGGTGAAGGACGTCTCGGTGCAGGGCGCGAAACAGGTGTCGGCGGACCAGATCCGGGCGACCGCGGCGGTCCCGGCCGACAAGCCGATGCTGCGGGTCGACGTCGACGAGATCCGCGACCGCGTGGCGGCGATGTCCGGCATCGCGACGGTGGACGTCTCCCGTTCGTGGCCCAGCACCGTGGAGATCGCGGTGACCGAGCGGGCGGCGATCGCGTTCTTCGACAGCGGCCCCGGCGGCGACGGTTACCACCTCGTCGACGGCGGCGGCGTGGTGTTCAAGACGGTCAAGGACCGTCCGGCGGGCCTGCCCGAGCTGAAGCTGCCCAAGGTCTCCGCCGACGACCCGGTGACCCGTGCGGTGACGGCGGTGCTCGGCGTGATCCCGCAGGCCCTGCTCAAACAGGTCACCACCGCCACGGCGCAGACGCCGGCCAGCGTCGAGTTCACCCTCGCCGGCGGCAAGACGGTCCGCTGGGGCGACGCCGGGAAGACCGACCGCAAGGCCAAGGTCCTCGCGGCCCTGCTCACCCAGCCGGGCAAGGTCTACGACGTCTCGGCGCCGGAACTGCCGACCATCACCTCCTGA
- the murC gene encoding UDP-N-acetylmuramate--L-alanine ligase produces the protein MPDSPEEPRLPEELRRAHLIGIGGAGMSGIARILLARGAQASGSDAKESRALLSLRAQGARLFVGQRAENLDALPEPPSAVVVSTAIKETNPELAAARARGIPVLHRAQALAGLMAGHRVACIAGTHGKTSTTSMLTVALQHCRMDPSFAIGGDLNESGANAHHGEGGIFVAEADESDGSFLTYTPSVAVVTNVEPDHLDHHGTAEAYVRVFTEFAARVEPGGLLIVCADDEGAAKLGDEAEAAGVRVRRYGRAATGAGDARVLAYTPAPDGGVVRIALDGEELDVRVAVPGEHMALNAIAALLAGVELGAPVPGLAEGLAAFGGVRRRFEFKGRAGDVRVYDDYAHHPTEVDAQLRAVRTAAGEGRVLVVFQPHLYSRTQTFAPEFAEALSLADEVVVLDVYGAREEPVPGVTGALIADRVRGSVRYEPAFDVAARLVADLVKPGDLVVTMGAGDVTQLGPEILAELDRRTTGA, from the coding sequence GTGCCTGACTCACCGGAGGAACCGCGGTTGCCGGAAGAGCTGCGCCGCGCGCACCTGATCGGGATCGGCGGGGCCGGGATGTCCGGCATCGCCCGGATCCTGCTGGCCCGCGGCGCGCAGGCGTCGGGCTCGGACGCCAAGGAATCGCGCGCGCTGCTGTCGCTGCGCGCGCAGGGCGCCCGGCTGTTCGTCGGCCAGCGCGCGGAGAACCTGGACGCGCTGCCCGAGCCGCCGTCCGCCGTCGTGGTGTCGACCGCGATCAAGGAGACCAACCCGGAGCTGGCCGCGGCCCGTGCGCGCGGCATCCCGGTGCTGCACCGCGCGCAGGCGCTGGCCGGGCTGATGGCCGGGCACCGCGTCGCCTGCATCGCCGGCACGCACGGCAAGACCTCGACCACGTCGATGCTCACCGTCGCGCTGCAGCACTGCCGGATGGACCCGTCGTTCGCGATCGGCGGCGACCTCAACGAGTCCGGCGCGAACGCCCACCACGGCGAGGGCGGCATCTTCGTCGCGGAGGCCGACGAGAGCGACGGCTCGTTCCTGACCTACACGCCGTCGGTGGCGGTGGTGACGAACGTCGAGCCGGACCACCTCGACCACCACGGCACCGCCGAGGCGTACGTGCGGGTGTTCACCGAGTTCGCCGCCCGGGTCGAGCCGGGCGGCCTGCTGATCGTCTGCGCCGACGACGAGGGCGCGGCCAAGCTGGGCGACGAGGCCGAGGCGGCGGGCGTGCGCGTGCGCCGCTACGGCCGCGCGGCCACCGGTGCCGGCGACGCCCGCGTGCTCGCCTACACCCCCGCGCCCGACGGCGGGGTCGTGCGGATCGCGCTGGACGGCGAAGAGCTGGACGTCCGGGTCGCGGTGCCGGGTGAGCACATGGCGCTGAACGCGATCGCCGCGCTGCTCGCCGGCGTCGAGCTGGGCGCCCCGGTGCCCGGGCTGGCCGAGGGGCTGGCCGCGTTCGGCGGGGTGCGCCGCCGGTTCGAGTTCAAGGGCCGCGCGGGCGACGTCCGCGTCTACGACGACTACGCCCATCACCCGACGGAGGTCGACGCGCAGCTGCGCGCCGTGCGGACCGCCGCGGGGGAGGGCCGCGTGCTGGTGGTCTTCCAGCCGCACCTGTACTCGCGCACGCAGACGTTCGCGCCCGAGTTCGCCGAGGCGCTGTCGCTGGCCGACGAGGTGGTGGTGCTGGACGTCTACGGCGCGCGCGAGGAGCCCGTGCCCGGGGTCACCGGCGCGCTGATCGCCGACCGGGTGCGCGGTTCCGTGCGCTACGAGCCCGCGTTCGACGTCGCCGCCCGCCTGGTCGCCGACCTGGTGAAGCCGGGTGACCTCGTGGTCACCATGGGCGCGGGCGACGTGACGCAGCTGGGCCCGGAGATCCTGGCCGAGCTGGACCGGCGGACCACGGGCGCATGA
- the murG gene encoding undecaprenyldiphospho-muramoylpentapeptide beta-N-acetylglucosaminyltransferase, with the protein MSKPVKGAERSPVGKVPTVVVAGGGTAGHIEPALALADAVMRLRPDAKVVALGTERGLENKLVPARGYPLELIPPVPLPRKATPELLRLPLKVRDSVRRTREVLERVGADVVVGFGGYVALPAYLAARGRVPIVVHEANKAPGLANKVGARFATRVAVAVPGTPLPKAEVVGIPLRRSITSLDRAALRAEARKFFDLDPDAPTLLVFGGSQGAASINAAVSGAAKELADAGIGVLHAHGPKNTLAVQEFPGRPAYVPVPYLERMDLAYAAADVVVCRSGAMTAAEVSAVGLPAVFVPLPHGNGEQAVNAQPAVDAGAALMVTDADLSPGKIAELVVPLVVDAARVAAMSSAAVGLGHREADETLAKIVLEAAGA; encoded by the coding sequence GTGAGTAAGCCCGTCAAGGGAGCCGAGCGATCGCCCGTCGGCAAGGTGCCGACGGTGGTCGTCGCCGGAGGTGGCACCGCAGGACACATCGAACCCGCGCTCGCGCTGGCCGACGCCGTGATGCGGCTGCGCCCCGACGCGAAGGTGGTGGCGCTCGGCACGGAGCGCGGCCTGGAGAACAAGCTGGTGCCCGCCCGCGGCTACCCGCTCGAGCTGATCCCGCCGGTGCCGCTGCCGCGCAAGGCGACGCCGGAGCTGCTCCGGCTGCCGCTGAAGGTCCGCGATTCGGTGCGCCGCACGCGGGAAGTGCTCGAACGCGTCGGCGCCGACGTCGTGGTCGGCTTCGGCGGTTACGTCGCGCTCCCGGCGTACCTGGCCGCGCGTGGCCGGGTGCCGATCGTGGTGCACGAGGCCAACAAAGCGCCGGGCCTGGCCAACAAGGTGGGCGCGCGGTTCGCCACCCGGGTCGCCGTCGCCGTGCCCGGCACGCCGCTGCCGAAGGCCGAGGTCGTCGGCATCCCGCTGCGCCGCTCCATCACCTCGCTGGACCGCGCCGCGCTGCGCGCCGAGGCCCGCAAGTTCTTCGACCTCGACCCGGACGCCCCGACGCTGCTGGTGTTCGGCGGCTCGCAGGGCGCGGCGTCGATCAACGCCGCCGTCTCCGGCGCCGCCAAGGAGCTCGCCGACGCCGGCATCGGCGTGCTGCACGCGCACGGCCCGAAGAACACCCTTGCGGTGCAAGAGTTCCCGGGCCGCCCGGCCTACGTGCCGGTGCCGTACCTGGAGCGGATGGACCTGGCCTACGCCGCGGCCGACGTCGTGGTGTGCCGCTCGGGCGCGATGACCGCGGCCGAGGTGTCCGCGGTCGGGCTGCCCGCGGTGTTCGTGCCGCTGCCACACGGAAACGGCGAGCAGGCCGTGAACGCGCAGCCGGCGGTCGACGCCGGGGCCGCCCTGATGGTGACCGACGCCGACCTCTCGCCGGGCAAGATCGCCGAGCTGGTCGTGCCGCTGGTCGTCGACGCCGCCCGGGTCGCGGCGATGAGTTCCGCCGCGGTCGGGCTGGGCCACCGCGAGGCCGACGAGACGCTCGCCAAGATCGTGCTGGAGGCCGCTGGTGCCTGA
- the ftsW gene encoding putative lipid II flippase FtsW translates to MTAVDEKKPEGRPRRRERKESVFVAFRSALTAWLSRPLASFHLVLALTGVLTVIGMVMVLSASSVSSYDPKTGSGVYSMFMRQLMFVAIGSVVFWFGLRVKLERIRRMSATMVVVCLGLLLLVLTPLGSTVNGSQGWFKLGVFTFQPVEAAKVALAFWGAHILVIKYNVIHQWRHLLVPVVPVALVMFALVMLQPDLGGTITLAVVLLSLLWFAGAPKRLFGVLLAGGLAGVLVLAIIAPYRLARVMSFLSPNADTTVEGYQANQAKLALADGGLFGKGLGQGASNWGYLPNVQNDFIFALIGEELGFVGCVVVLALFAAVAVVGLRIATRNIDPWIRIVSGTLTMFLVAQAAINIGYVVGLLPVTGVTLPLISYGGTSLVITMLIMGVLANAARHEPEAVAALRSQGPGKFGRLLRLPAPDPYRPPTTRKGQAARGAGSGAKTARPAPRTARPAPAQERRRTVRQPVRRTTTARTSAARTTANRGARGTANRRGTW, encoded by the coding sequence ATGACGGCAGTTGACGAGAAGAAGCCCGAAGGCCGGCCGCGGCGCCGGGAGCGCAAGGAAAGCGTGTTCGTCGCGTTCCGCTCGGCGCTGACCGCCTGGCTGTCCCGGCCGCTGGCGTCGTTCCACCTGGTGCTGGCACTGACCGGCGTGCTGACCGTGATCGGCATGGTCATGGTGCTGTCCGCGTCGTCGGTCTCCTCCTACGACCCGAAGACCGGCAGCGGCGTCTACTCGATGTTCATGCGGCAGCTGATGTTCGTCGCGATCGGCTCGGTCGTGTTCTGGTTCGGCCTGCGGGTGAAGCTGGAGCGGATCCGCCGGATGTCGGCGACCATGGTGGTCGTCTGCCTCGGCCTGCTGCTGCTGGTGCTCACGCCGCTCGGCTCGACGGTCAACGGCTCGCAGGGCTGGTTCAAGCTGGGCGTGTTCACCTTCCAGCCGGTGGAGGCCGCGAAGGTGGCGCTGGCGTTCTGGGGCGCGCACATCCTGGTGATCAAGTACAACGTGATCCACCAGTGGCGGCACCTGCTGGTGCCGGTGGTCCCGGTCGCGCTGGTGATGTTCGCGCTGGTCATGCTCCAGCCCGACCTCGGCGGCACGATCACCCTGGCCGTGGTGCTGCTGTCCCTGCTGTGGTTCGCGGGCGCGCCGAAACGGCTGTTCGGCGTGCTGCTCGCGGGCGGCCTGGCCGGCGTGCTGGTGCTGGCGATCATCGCCCCGTACCGGCTCGCGCGCGTGATGTCGTTCCTGTCGCCGAACGCCGACACCACGGTCGAGGGCTACCAGGCGAACCAGGCCAAGCTCGCGCTCGCCGACGGCGGCCTGTTCGGCAAGGGTCTCGGCCAGGGCGCGTCCAACTGGGGCTACCTGCCCAACGTGCAGAACGACTTCATCTTCGCGCTGATCGGCGAGGAGCTCGGGTTCGTCGGCTGCGTGGTGGTGCTGGCGCTGTTCGCCGCGGTCGCCGTGGTGGGCCTGCGCATCGCCACCCGCAACATCGACCCGTGGATCCGGATCGTGTCCGGCACGCTCACCATGTTCCTGGTCGCGCAGGCCGCCATCAACATCGGCTACGTGGTCGGCCTGCTGCCGGTCACCGGCGTCACGCTGCCGCTGATCTCCTACGGCGGCACCTCGCTGGTGATCACCATGCTCATCATGGGCGTGCTCGCCAACGCCGCCCGGCACGAACCGGAGGCGGTGGCCGCACTGCGTTCGCAGGGCCCGGGTAAATTCGGACGCCTGCTGAGGCTGCCCGCGCCCGATCCGTACCGCCCGCCGACCACCCGCAAGGGCCAGGCCGCGCGCGGGGCGGGCTCGGGGGCGAAGACAGCCCGGCCGGCGCCGCGCACAGCCCGGCCCGCACCGGCACAGGAGCGCCGCCGGACGGTCCGGCAACCCGTGCGGCGGACCACCACCGCGCGCACCAGCGCGGCGCGGACAACAGCGAACCGCGGGGCCAGGGGCACCGCGAACCGGAGAGGTACTTGGTGA
- the murD gene encoding UDP-N-acetylmuramoyl-L-alanine--D-glutamate ligase, with protein sequence MDLDGKSVLVAGAGVTGKSVVPVLRELGAHVTVTDGNAERLAELAGLGAELVPGLAEPPPGTALVVTSPGWRPTSPLLVAAAAAGVEVIGDVELAWRVGQLRERPPSWLVITGTNGKTTTVGMLESILRAAGVDAVACGNVGYAVLDAVRAGHAVLAVELSSFQLHWSSTLAPDASVVLNLAEDHIDWHGSMEEYAAAKGRAHTHSRIVVHNAEDDWSTRIAEEHAPDGARRVGFRLDTPYAGELGLVEDLLVDRAFVADPATSAEELATLADVRPAGPHNVANALAAAALARAHGASPEAVLKGLREYQPAPHRAAEVGEIGGVRYVNDSKATNPHAAAGSLRSHASVVWIAGGQLKGASVDELVASIAGRLRGVVLLGVDSPVIAAAVARHAPDVPVNSLRPGDDEPMTAAVSAASEMARPGDVVLLAPAAASLDMFPGYGARGDAFASAVRVLADGAAGAPNDGS encoded by the coding sequence CTGGACCTCGACGGCAAGTCCGTGCTCGTCGCGGGCGCCGGGGTCACCGGGAAGTCGGTGGTCCCGGTCCTGCGGGAGCTGGGCGCGCACGTCACCGTCACCGACGGCAACGCCGAGCGGCTGGCGGAGCTGGCCGGCCTCGGCGCCGAGCTGGTGCCCGGGCTGGCCGAGCCCCCGCCGGGCACGGCGCTGGTGGTGACCAGCCCCGGCTGGCGGCCGACCTCGCCGCTGCTGGTCGCGGCCGCCGCGGCCGGCGTCGAGGTGATCGGCGACGTCGAGCTGGCCTGGCGGGTCGGGCAGCTGCGCGAGCGGCCGCCGTCATGGCTGGTGATCACCGGGACCAACGGCAAGACCACCACCGTCGGCATGCTGGAGTCGATCCTGCGCGCGGCCGGCGTCGACGCCGTGGCCTGCGGGAACGTCGGCTACGCGGTGCTGGACGCGGTCCGGGCCGGGCACGCCGTGCTCGCCGTGGAGCTGTCCAGCTTCCAGCTGCACTGGTCCTCGACCCTGGCGCCGGACGCGTCCGTGGTGCTCAACCTGGCCGAGGACCACATCGACTGGCACGGCTCGATGGAGGAGTACGCCGCCGCGAAGGGCCGTGCGCACACGCACTCGCGCATCGTCGTGCACAACGCCGAGGACGACTGGTCCACCCGGATCGCCGAGGAGCACGCGCCCGACGGCGCCCGCCGCGTCGGGTTCCGGCTGGACACGCCGTACGCCGGTGAACTCGGCCTGGTCGAGGACCTGCTGGTGGACCGGGCTTTCGTCGCCGACCCGGCGACCAGTGCGGAGGAGCTGGCGACGCTGGCCGACGTGCGCCCGGCCGGGCCGCACAACGTCGCGAACGCGCTGGCCGCCGCCGCGCTCGCCCGCGCCCACGGCGCCAGTCCCGAGGCCGTTCTCAAGGGCTTGCGCGAATACCAGCCCGCGCCGCACCGGGCCGCCGAGGTCGGCGAGATCGGCGGCGTCCGCTACGTCAACGACTCCAAGGCCACCAACCCGCACGCGGCCGCCGGCTCGCTGCGTTCGCACGCCAGCGTGGTGTGGATCGCCGGGGGCCAGCTCAAGGGCGCGTCGGTCGACGAACTGGTGGCCTCGATCGCCGGCCGGCTGCGCGGAGTCGTGCTACTCGGGGTGGATTCACCCGTGATCGCGGCCGCTGTGGCGCGACACGCGCCGGATGTCCCGGTGAACAGCCTCCGTCCGGGTGACGATGAGCCCATGACTGCGGCGGTGAGTGCGGCCAGCGAGATGGCTCGCCCTGGTGACGTGGTGCTGCTCGCCCCCGCCGCGGCGTCGTTGGACATGTTCCCGGGCTACGGCGCGCGCGGCGACGCGTTCGCGAGCGCGGTGCGTGTCCTGGCCGACGGTGCGGCGGGGGCCCCGAATGACGGCAGTTGA
- the mraY gene encoding phospho-N-acetylmuramoyl-pentapeptide-transferase — protein MINILIAAAAGLLVSILLTPYLIRVFSRQGFGQEIREEGPQGHKSKRGTPTMGGVAIIIAMVVGYFVAHLVSWLGNSHSAAPSASGLLVLLLAVGLGIVGFLDDFIKIRRQRNLGLNKTAKLVGQLVVTIVFAVLSLQFADEHGLTPASQSLSYARDLALITFPSIVFVIFCYIVISGWSNAVNFTDGLDGLAGGAAAMVLATYVVISFWQARLSCWPTPAPACYDVRDPLDLAVVAAAATGACVGFLWWNAAPAKIFMGDTGSLALGGLVAGLSMTTRTELLAIVIGGLFMVEMISVVTQIAVFRTTRRRLFRMAPFHHHFELAGWAETTVIIRFWLLSAICCMFGLGLFYSEQLGLGS, from the coding sequence GTGATCAACATCCTGATCGCGGCCGCGGCGGGCCTGCTGGTCTCCATCCTGCTCACGCCCTACCTGATCCGGGTCTTCTCCCGGCAGGGCTTCGGGCAGGAGATCCGCGAAGAAGGCCCGCAGGGCCACAAGTCGAAGCGCGGCACCCCGACCATGGGTGGCGTCGCGATCATCATCGCGATGGTCGTCGGCTACTTCGTGGCGCACCTGGTCAGCTGGCTCGGCAACTCGCACAGCGCGGCCCCGTCCGCGTCCGGCCTGCTGGTGCTGCTGCTGGCCGTGGGCCTCGGCATCGTCGGCTTCCTCGACGACTTCATCAAGATCCGCAGGCAGCGCAACCTCGGCCTGAACAAGACCGCCAAGCTGGTCGGCCAGCTCGTGGTCACCATCGTGTTCGCGGTGCTGTCACTGCAGTTCGCCGACGAGCACGGGCTCACCCCGGCGTCGCAGAGCCTGTCCTACGCGCGTGACCTCGCGCTGATCACGTTCCCGTCGATCGTGTTCGTGATCTTCTGCTACATCGTGATCTCCGGCTGGTCGAACGCGGTGAACTTCACCGACGGCCTCGACGGGCTGGCCGGCGGCGCCGCCGCGATGGTGCTCGCGACGTACGTGGTGATCTCGTTCTGGCAGGCCCGGCTGTCCTGCTGGCCCACCCCGGCGCCCGCCTGTTACGACGTGCGCGACCCGCTGGACCTGGCCGTGGTCGCCGCGGCCGCCACCGGCGCGTGTGTCGGCTTCCTGTGGTGGAACGCCGCGCCGGCCAAGATCTTCATGGGCGACACCGGTTCGCTCGCGCTCGGCGGCCTGGTCGCCGGCCTGTCCATGACCACCCGCACGGAGCTGCTCGCCATCGTCATCGGCGGCCTGTTCATGGTCGAGATGATCTCGGTGGTCACGCAGATCGCGGTGTTCCGGACGACGCGGCGAAGGCTGTTCCGGATGGCACCGTTCCATCATCATTTCGAACTGGCCGGGTGGGCGGAAACCACGGTGATCATCCGGTTCTGGCTGCTATCGGCGATCTGCTGCATGTTCGGCCTGGGGCTGTTCTACAGCGAGCAGCTCGGCCTCGGGAGCTAG
- a CDS encoding UDP-N-acetylmuramoyl-tripeptide--D-alanyl-D-alanine ligase, translating to MIELSLAEIADVVGGRLHGTDGSPVVTGSVEFDTRKLGRGGLFVALPGERVDGHDFAAQAVAAGAVAVLAGREVDGPAVVVPPLPAGQAHERSVALAGDTDGSGAAVLAALAKLARHVVDRLTGDGLTVVGVTGSSGKTSTKDVIAQLLEPLGPTVAPPGSFNSELGHPWTALRAGRDTKYLVLELAARGPGHIAELAAIAPPKIGVVLNVGTSHIAEFGSREGIAKTKGELVEALPEDGVAILNLDDPLVAAMASRTSARVVGVGATAAAQVRAEGITLDAEARASFRLVTPAGDAPVKLPLYGEHHVGNALSAAAVALELGATPAQIAGRLSALERRSARRMEVTTRADGVTVLNDAFNANPESMRAGLKALASMSASGRRSWAVLSVMGELGADSVNEHDAIGRLVVRLNIDKLVVIGPEAAAMHQGASQEGSWGEESVLVPDIDAAVALLRDQLRPEDIVLVKASKVAGLWRVAEALLADPPETAPPSESPSPSSERSNGGHA from the coding sequence GTGATCGAGCTCAGTCTGGCCGAGATCGCCGACGTTGTCGGCGGCCGGCTGCACGGGACCGACGGCTCCCCGGTCGTCACGGGGAGTGTCGAGTTCGACACGCGGAAGCTGGGCCGGGGCGGCCTGTTCGTCGCTCTGCCGGGCGAGCGCGTGGACGGGCACGACTTCGCCGCGCAGGCGGTGGCGGCCGGTGCCGTCGCCGTGCTGGCCGGCCGGGAGGTGGACGGGCCCGCCGTCGTCGTGCCGCCGCTGCCCGCCGGGCAGGCGCACGAGCGCTCGGTGGCGCTGGCCGGCGACACCGACGGCTCCGGCGCGGCCGTGCTGGCCGCGCTGGCCAAGCTCGCCCGCCACGTCGTGGACCGGCTGACCGGGGACGGCCTGACCGTCGTCGGCGTCACCGGCTCGTCCGGCAAGACCTCGACCAAGGACGTGATCGCGCAGCTGCTGGAGCCGCTCGGCCCCACCGTCGCGCCGCCCGGGTCGTTCAACAGCGAGCTGGGCCACCCGTGGACCGCGCTGCGCGCCGGCCGCGACACGAAGTACCTGGTGCTGGAGCTGGCCGCCCGCGGGCCGGGGCACATCGCCGAGCTGGCCGCGATCGCGCCGCCGAAGATCGGCGTGGTGCTGAACGTCGGCACTTCGCACATCGCCGAGTTCGGCTCGCGCGAGGGCATCGCCAAGACCAAGGGCGAGCTGGTCGAGGCGCTGCCGGAAGACGGCGTGGCGATCCTCAACCTGGACGACCCGCTGGTCGCCGCCATGGCGAGCCGCACCTCCGCCCGGGTCGTCGGCGTGGGGGCGACGGCCGCGGCGCAGGTCCGCGCCGAAGGCATCACCCTCGACGCCGAGGCCCGCGCGTCGTTCCGGCTGGTCACCCCGGCGGGCGACGCGCCGGTGAAGCTGCCGCTGTACGGCGAGCACCACGTCGGCAACGCGCTGTCCGCGGCCGCCGTCGCGCTGGAGCTGGGCGCCACGCCGGCCCAGATCGCCGGGCGCCTGTCCGCGCTGGAGCGGCGCTCGGCCCGGCGGATGGAGGTCACCACCCGTGCCGACGGCGTGACCGTCCTCAACGACGCGTTCAACGCCAACCCCGAGTCGATGCGCGCCGGGCTCAAGGCGCTCGCGTCGATGAGCGCCTCCGGCCGCCGGTCCTGGGCCGTGCTCAGCGTGATGGGCGAGCTCGGCGCGGACTCGGTGAACGAGCACGACGCGATCGGCCGGCTGGTCGTCCGGCTCAACATCGACAAGCTCGTGGTGATCGGCCCCGAGGCCGCGGCCATGCACCAGGGTGCGTCCCAGGAGGGTTCCTGGGGCGAGGAGTCGGTGCTGGTGCCGGACATCGACGCCGCCGTCGCGCTGCTGCGCGATCAGCTCCGCCCGGAAGACATCGTGCTGGTCAAGGCGTCCAAGGTGGCCGGCCTCTGGCGGGTGGCCGAGGCGCTGCTCGCCGATCCCCCGGAAACTGCTCCCCCTTCAGAATCTCCTTCCCCCTCCTCCGAACGCTCGAACGGTGGTCACGCGTGA